Proteins encoded within one genomic window of Oncorhynchus nerka isolate Pitt River linkage group LG17, Oner_Uvic_2.0, whole genome shotgun sequence:
- the gnb5a gene encoding guanine nucleotide-binding protein subunit beta-5a — MRFSINPEMATQEIQPNETLTNLKAESDTLKTKLEDERAKLHDVELHQVAEKVDGLGQFIMKTRRTLKGHGNKVLCMDWCKDKRRIVSSSQDGKVIVWDAFTTNKEHAVTMPCTWVMACAYAPSGCAVACGGLDNKCSVYPLSLDKNENLAAKKKSVAMHTNYLSACSFTNSDMQILTSSGDGTCALWDVESGQLLQSFHGHAADVLCLDLAPSETGNTFVSGGCDKKANVWDMRSGQCIQSFETHESDINSVRYYPSGDAFASGSDDATCRLYDLRADREVAIYSKESIIFGASSVDFSLSGRLLFGGYNDYTINVWDVLKGTRVSILFGHENRVSTLRLSPDGTAFCSGSWDHTLRIWA; from the exons ATGAGATTTTCCATAAACCCTGAAATGGCTACACAGGAGATTCAACCGAATGAGACTCTCACTAACCTAAAAGCAGAATCGGATACGTTGAAAACGAAGCTGGAGGACGAAAGAGCGAAACTGCACGATGTCGAAC TACACCAGGTGGCAGAGAAAGTGGATGGACTGGGCCAGTTTATCATGAAGACCCGGCGTACTCTGAAGGGACATGGCAACAAAGTTCTCTGCATGGACTGGTGTAAGGACAAGAGGAGGATCGTCAGCTCATCACAG GATGGGAAAGTGATTGTATGGGATGCCTTCACCACTAACAAG GAGCACGCGGTGACCATGCCGTGCACCTGGGTGATGGCCTGTGCCTACGCCCCCTCTGGATGTGCAGTAGCCTGTGG TGGTCTGGACAACAAGTGCTCTGTGTACCCTCTGTCCTTGGACAAGAATGAGAACCTGGCAGCGAAGAAGAAGTCTGTCGCCATGCACACCAACTACTTATCTGCCTGTAGCTTCACCAACTCAGACATGCAG ATCCTGACGTCGAGCGGAGACGGAACCTGTGCATTATGGGATGTGGAGAGTGGTCAGCTGTTACAGAGTTTCCATGGACACGCCGCCGATGTTCTATGTCTCGACCTAGCTCCTTCTGAGACCGGCAACACCTTCGTCTCTGGA GGCTGTGACAAGAAGGCCAATGTATGGGACATGCGCTCAGGCCAGTGCATCCAGTCCTTCGAAACCCACGAATCAGACATCAACAGCGTCAG GTACTACCCCAGTGGAGATGCATTTGCCTCAGGCTCCGATGACGCTACA TGTCGTCTCTATGACCTGAGGGCAGACAGAGAAGTGGCCATTTATTCCAAAGAGAGCATCATATTTGGTGCCTCCAGTGTTGACTTCTCTCTCAGTG GCCGGCTACTGTTCGGTGGCTACAACGACTACACCATCAACGTGTGGGATGTCTTGAAGGGGACGAGGGTGTCCATCCTGTTTGGACACGAGAACCGTGTCAGCACTCTGCGTCTGTCTCCTGACGGAACGGCCTTCTGCTCGGGGTCATGGGACCACACTCTCAGG ATCTGGGCTTAA